Part of the Prunus dulcis chromosome 8, ALMONDv2, whole genome shotgun sequence genome is shown below.
ACTTGGAGCTTGTAACCGTAGAAACATACAATCGATTGTAAAAGAGATTTCGCAATGGGATTGAATCCTTCAGTGCACAAATATCCTATATGCACAACACCATAGAAGGGAAGTAGATGATGCTCACACTGCGACCAGAATGACAAGTTCAGCTCAGAgtggattttcttttccttgcaGCCATCTCCATTGAGCTTTAGAGGATCCACCCTGTCAGAAACAAAGCCATTCAGCTTCATATCTAAATTAGTAGTTTGGAAGTTCATCAACCACTTCACGAAACGAGCAGGTGTTCCTACAAGCTCCTTCCTTAATGGGTCTTCACCTAACGACCTAAGAATTGAAGCCACTGCAGTGACCATACCCTGATTAACTGATTCAATCTTGGAGGCAGCAATAGCACCTGAGGGGGATCGAGATGGACACCAGTGTTGATCGCTTGAGTCTCTCATGCGATTTTTCTCGACATTTATGCCTCTGAATCTCAGAAGATTCAAAAAATCTGCCCAAAGATTGGCATTTTCATTCTCAAAAACTCCTGAACCTGAACTAACCAGTAACTCTACCCATCCTTGGTGGTCCGAGTCAAGAAAGGCTGATTCTACTTTTGGGAAATGGATGTGTAAACATTGGAGTACAACTGCAACACCTGCTGGCTTGATGCCATGCTGCAAAGCTGAACACATTTCGTCTGCTAGGTGCTGAGGCTCTTGAAGGCGTTTTGCAAACACATCAGCTACTCGAGAGAGCTTGCTTAAGCCTACAACCCGTTGACCAGAAGGGACATAACCCACATGACATTTAACCTGGAATGGTAGCATACAAGATTCACAATACGAGAAGAGGTCAAGATCTCTAACAACCACGAGTCCACCAGCTCCTCCAGCATGACCAACTGTATTGTCGAGACCAGATTCAGGAAATAAAGCACCTTGCACAATGTCCTTAGCCTTTTGTCTGTAACCTGGAAAAGAATTGAGGGTTTAAAATCAGTATGCATATCTTTATTTTCAGGTGAATACTTTAAGAGGAATCAGCACCACCCACATAAAAATACTTGATTGAATCAGGAAACATGATCTATGCTGCATAAATAAATCAGCACCACCA
Proteins encoded:
- the LOC117638222 gene encoding GTP cyclohydrolase 1 translates to MGALDEGHFCSELENGVKLGCIELSFEEEPETIAIEDAVKVLMQGLGEDVNREGLKKTPLRVAKALREGTRGYRQKAKDIVQGALFPESGLDNTVGHAGGAGGLVVVRDLDLFSYCESCMLPFQVKCHVGYVPSGQRVVGLSKLSRVADVFAKRLQEPQHLADEMCSALQHGIKPAGVAVVLQCLHIHFPKVESAFLDSDHQGWVELLVSSGSGVFENENANLWADFLNLLRFRGINVEKNRMRDSSDQHWCPSRSPSGAIAASKIESVNQGMVTAVASILRSLGEDPLRKELVGTPARFVKWLMNFQTTNLDMKLNGFVSDRVDPLKLNGDGCKEKKIHSELNLSFWSQCEHHLLPFYGVVHIGYLCTEGFNPIAKSLLQSIVCFYGYKLQVQERLTRQIAETASSLLGGDVIVVVEANHTCMISRGIEKFGSSTATIAVLGRFSTDPAARAKFLQSIPNTAVSGR